The Candidatus Nomurabacteria bacterium DNA segment CGAGTTCTGCCTGGGTTCCCCTCGGGGGTGCCAGTGGTGGTGGGGGAGCTGGTGCTGGCACCATTGATTACCTTGCCAAGTGGGCCACCGGCACTACCTTGGGCAATAGTCAGATCTTCGACAATGGCACAAATGTGGGAGTGGGGACGGCGACAGCGGCAGCAAAATTTCAAGTTCAGGCTAACTCGGGAAGACAATTCACGACAACAAACGGTTGGGCGGATCTTTCCTCAACCAGTAATGGTAATGGGCTAATTGCTAGTAATGCCTATTTGGATCAATCCGATGGCCTCTTTAAACACGCGAATAGTAACGGCAGTATTGGTGCCACGGGATTTGTTATGAACTATCCATCCTGGAACTCGGCATCAATTTTTGTAAACAATGGACCATCTACCTCTGGTCTCTCTTTTGCGCCCTCTAGGGTTATTACTTTCTTCCCTAATGCTACGCAGATAAGTGGTACTTTGGATGTAAGTGGCGACACGAATCTTGGCCTCGATTTGAATGTGACCAGAGAGATTAGTGCGGGTGGGACGATTAGGGCTACAAATGGTTTGACAACTTCCGACATTTACCTGACCACTCTCGCGGGCTCTGGGTCGGCGACCAATATTTGTCGTGCGTCGGCCACCGGATTTCTTGGTAGTTGTTCCTCAAGCCTTGTTTATAAGGAAAACATTCGTCCGCTCAATGGTGGTCTCCAGACATTATCTAAAATGAAACCGGTCACATTTGATTGGCGATCAACTCACGAACGAGATGCGGGATTTATTGCTGAAGAAGTTGAGAAGATTTCCCCTCTTTTCATTACTCGCAATGGAGACGGCACGGTTGAGGGAGTGAAATATTCCCAGCTTTCTGTTTTGGCGATAGCGGCAATACAAGAACAACAGGAGCAAATTGAGTCACTGAAAAGAATCGTTTGCCAGGATCACCCCACGGAGGCTTTATGTCGCTAGGTTATCAACAGGGAGATTGTTTCTTTGTGTTATTATTACGGAGTATATGGAACAGCAAAAATTTAATAAGATAGTCATTGTGATTGTCTCTGTTGTCGTGGTTGCCCTTCTGGTTGCTTACTATCTTAATCTCCGAAAGGAGAAAGAGATATTGGTGCCAGAAACAACGGGCCAGTCTTTTACTGAAGCAGAGAGAGAAGCTTTGCTAGAATCTTTGAGGAACGACAAGACAAGTACGATAACCGAAGGTGAGCGACAGGATTTATTGAATAGTCTTAAGTCGTCTGAACAAACGGCTTCCATTACCAACACCAGTCGGGAGCAACTCCTAGAGTCTTTAAAAGCTAAGTAAAATAATTTATGAAATATTTTAAAATTTTGGTTGTCGTACTCTTTACCATTTTAGCTGGTGTGACAGTTGTTCGAGCGGCTTGGAGCGAGCCGGCCTGTGGTCCGACTGGTTGCAATACACCAGAACCGATCAATGTCAGTGTTTCTAGCCAGATTAAGGATGGTGGCTTGGGTGTTTTATCTAATCTTTTTGTGGGGGGCAGTGTCGGTATCGGGACGAGTAATACTGGTGGTGAGAAGTTGGTTGTGAATGGTACAACTCGCCTGCAGTCCGACTTGTTCCTCGGGTCATTTGCTCAGGCCCTCCATGTCAACGGTTCGAGTTTGCATATAAATCCGGCGGCTAGTGGTGGCTTTGATAATGTCATTTTCAATATCGGTAATCAGGGGAATGTTGGTATCAGGACTTGGACTCCGCAGGCGGCGCTTGATGTGGCCGGTGACATAAAGGGTTCTCGTCTGTGTATCGGTTCTGACTGTCGAGATGCCTGGCCAGGCGGCTCTGCACCAGCACCAGCGGCCGCCGATAAGTTTGGTGGCATATATAGCACCTATGGTTTGCCGTTCGCCGGTGAGTGCGGAGTCCCGAATCCTTATACTGGAGGCTGTTCTTGTCCAAGTGGGTACACCGCCCGAGATTTTGTTTATTCTCCTGGTTGGGGCGGTATCGGATCCCTTTTTGCCCCCAGTCATCGCTCAACATATTGTTTCCGCTAATCGGAATTGACTCCGTTTGGAAAAATCCCCGCCAGAGTGGGGATTTTTGTTTGTTATCTTGGTATAATTAAAGTGTATGTGGATTGACCCAAAGCAGTTACAAACTTTTTTGGTTGATGCCGGCTTATTAACAAAAAAAGATTTGGAAACCTTGACCACGGAGGAGCTTCTTCTTGGCAGTGGCAAAATTAGTGAGGATGATTTGCGGCGAGCAAAGGCCTATATCCTCGGAATTCCTTTTGTTGATCTTAAAAAAGAACAAATTGACAAAGAAATTCTTTACCTAATTCCCGAGCCAATTGCCAGA contains these protein-coding regions:
- a CDS encoding tail fiber domain-containing protein, whose amino-acid sequence is SSAWVPLGGASGGGGAGAGTIDYLAKWATGTTLGNSQIFDNGTNVGVGTATAAAKFQVQANSGRQFTTTNGWADLSSTSNGNGLIASNAYLDQSDGLFKHANSNGSIGATGFVMNYPSWNSASIFVNNGPSTSGLSFAPSRVITFFPNATQISGTLDVSGDTNLGLDLNVTREISAGGTIRATNGLTTSDIYLTTLAGSGSATNICRASATGFLGSCSSSLVYKENIRPLNGGLQTLSKMKPVTFDWRSTHERDAGFIAEEVEKISPLFITRNGDGTVEGVKYSQLSVLAIAAIQEQQEQIESLKRIVCQDHPTEALCR